A window of Candidatus Methylacidiphilales bacterium genomic DNA:
TCTCTTGGGAGAGCTTAGCGCGTCGGAAAGCAGAGCTAGAGGAGCTCATCAACAAGAAAATTCCAGACAACAGTAAAGAGATAGCTATTGCTCGCTCTTACGGTGATTTAAGAGAGAATCATGAGTTTAAGGCAGCAAAAGAGATGCAAAGGGTTTTGTTAAGACGCAAAGCAGAACTTGAGGAAGCCCTCTCACGAGCTCAAGGGACAGATTTTCGCGGGGTCATCGCGGATTCTGTCAAAATCGGGACAGTGGTGACTCTGAAGAATGCCTCAGATCAAAAGGAGATCACATATACTATACTTGGTGCATGGGATAGCGATCCACACCAGGGTATCATTTCCTACCAATCTGCGTTGGGGCAGGCTTTGCTAAACAAAAAGGTCGGTGAATGGGTAACTTTGCAAGTTGAAGAAGGCGATCCGATTACGGCTGAAGTTATCTCAATAAAACCTTATGTCACTGAATAAAAAACATCCGCAACTTGATTTTTGCCGCACAATCACTACTACTCCATGAGGTTAATATGAAAACACGCATAACTGAGATTCTAGCTCGCCAAGTGCTCGATTCCCGTGGCAATCCAACCCTAGAAGCAGAGGTGCGCCTAGCGGACGGGTCTAGGGGTCTTGCCATAGTGCCATCTGGGGCGAGCACAGGGGAACATGAAGCCTTAGAACTGCGAGATGGCGATAAAAGTAGGTTTCGAGGTAAGTCCGTCATGAAAGCGGTAGCAAACGTCAGGAACGTAATTGCACCGGCTTTAATCGGCAAAGATGCCACTGCGCAAATCGAAATTGACCATGTTATGCTTGAGTTGGATGGCACGAAAACGAAATCCAAACTCGGCGCGAATGCTATCCTGGGTGTTTCAATGGCAACTGCGCGCGCTGCAGCCGCATCACTAGGGCTGCCACTATATCGTTATTTAGGAGGCACGGGGGCTCGGACGTTGCCTGTGCCACTTGCTAACATTATCAACGGTGGCGCCCACAGTGATGCGCCTATTGACTTTCAGGAGTTTATGATCGTTCCAAAGGGCGCGCCGACTTTTTCTGAGGCGATCCGTTATGGCGTTGAGACTTTTCATGCACTGAAGGATGTCTTGCGTGATCGGCATTTATCTACAGCTGTGGGGGACGAGGGAGGGTTTGCCCCTGCATTCAAGTCCATCGAAGAAGCATTTGACTGCATTGCAGAGGCAGTGAAGCGAGCCGGCTACGAACTCGGGAAAGATATATTTATTGCATTAGATGTAGCGAGTAGTGAATTTTACGATGAAACGACTCGCCAGTATGTATTTAAAAAATCAGACGGATCAAGACGCACGGCAGCCGAGCTCGTGGCTTATTACAAAGAGCTACAATCCAAATACCCGATCATCTCGATTGAAGATGGAACTGCAGAAAATGATTGGGACGGTTGGAAAATTCTCACTCAAGAGATGGGGCACAATACTCAGCTAGTGGGCGATGACCTTTTCGTTACCAATGTAGAGTTTTTACAAAAAGGAATAGATTTAGGGGTAGCGAACTCAATCCTTATCAAGGTAAATCAGATTGGGACGCTAACTGAGACATTTGAGGCTGTTGAATTGGCTAAGCGGGCTGGTTATACTTCGATTTTAAGCCATCGCTCGGGAGAGAGCGAGGATTCCACCATTGCAGATATTGCAGTAGCCCTGAATGTCGGGCAAATAAAGACAGGCTCATTCTCTCGTTCGGACCGAATTGCCAAGTATAATCAGCTACTAAGAATCGAAGAAGAATTGGGATCAGCAGCTGTTTATGGAGGAGTAATTTAATTCCGCCTTCACAAACATAAGGCATTGATTTATAGCTGGACGTAATGAGCGCTTCGCCTGTCATCAGGTTTGTTTCACAAACGCTCAAGATATTATTGCTGATCATTAGTATCGTCATCATCATCTTGCTCTTCATCCCTCAAATAAAGCAGATGAACGAATTCCAGGCTAAACGTGACCGAATTGCCGAACTCATTCGACAAGAGCGGCAAAAACAATTAGATTTACAAAACGAAATTTATCTCATCCAACACTCTCCGCATTATTTTGAACGGTTAGTCCGAGACCGCTTAAACTTGGCTAAACCAGGGGAAGTGATATTCAGATTTGATCCGTATCCGACACCACAGACTTCTCGAACGCCATAAACGATCAGGCGGTGAAATAGTGTTTCACGAGTGGGCTAACCCCTTACACAAGCACAAGAAATAGTGCTTTGGATAGGCCGTATATAACAAACAGCAAGGGTGTAAAATTCATCACGATGATGAAAACAATAAAAATCCAAGGGGCATACATCCTCTCAAAATCACGATGCCATCCCATCAGAACCCGCAACCACGTCCAGCCTTCTAATGGAGGAAGCGGCACGAGATTAAGGACTGCCAGAAAAACAGCAACGAAGACTGTCTGACCCATTAAAGGGTAGAAGAGACTGTTTGAATCAATAAATAACTTGCCGAGTATTGCAACTAATGCTGCAACGAATACCAATGAAACTATACCAACAGCCCCGAGAACTACTTCACTTTTTGCCCCGTTGCGCAATACTCGACTATCATATTCCAAACGCTTCCCCCAGCCAAAGAGCGGCACAAGTTCAAACGTCACGTCCCCAATCATCAAAATCCCTATTAATGGGATAATTATGGTGCCAAAGAGGTCGATGTGCTTCATTGGATTCAGAGATTCGCGCCCCTCACTTCTCGGGCTAAGATCCCCAAGCCACCGTGCTGTAAGAGCCTGACAATATCGCTGCCACGTCACAACAATCCATAGAATGAAAATTAAATACAGAGATCCAAACGGCGCGCTCATGTTTTGACTTTTCCATTATATCATCACATTCTGCAAGCCTTACTCCTGCCCATGAATCTTCATCTCGCATCGTTCTTTAAGATAATCATGCGCAGTTTCTTGTTATTCACCCTTATTCTGACTGAGAATTTCTCATCTGCGCACAGTAACTCAAATCGCGTCGTGCTCGGTATAGACGTCCTAGCCAGTAATCAATTTAGGGGTCTGGAGGGTAAAAAAGTCGGACTGATTACCAACCAAAGCGGAGTTAACGAACTCGGCATATCTACAGTTGATATCCTCAGACAGGCCCCACAAGTAAATTTAGTCGCCCTATTTGCGCCTGAGCACGGGATCTACGGTGCTGAGCCGGCCGGTGAATATGTTCCGACCCTTAAGGATGAATATACAGGTCTAACTGTTTACTCACTTTATGGGCCGACGAGAAAACCCACTCCAGAGATGTTACGCGGCATCGATGTGCTAGTTTTCGACATTCAGGACATCGGGAGCAGGAGTTACACATACATCAGCACACTTGGACTTGCTATGGAGGCGGCAGGTGAAGCGGGCATTGAGTTTTATGTTTTGGATCGTCCTAATCCATTGGGTGGTAATCGCATCGAAGGGCCGTTGCTGGATCCGCAATTTCGATCTTTTGTTGGCCAATGGGAGATTCCCTATGTTCACGGGCTTACTATCGGTGAGCTAGCAAAGATGATTATCGGGGAAAAATGGATCGAGGCATCTCCCTCACTTACTGTGGTGCCAATGCATAATTGGAAACGAGAAATGATTTGGCACGATACGGGACTGGTGTGGGTTCCGACATCGCCTCACATTCCATCCCCAGAGAGCGCTTTTTTCTATGCCATGACCGGTCTCGTAGGTGAGCACGGTCGTATTAGTCATGGAATCGGATACACGTTACCATTTCAAATTCTAGGCCTGCCGCGGCTAGACGCATATCGATTCGCAAGGAATTTAAACGATCGTCAGCTTCCCGGTGTTCGTTTCAGGCCTGCTTTTTTCAGGCCATTTTATGGCGCCCTGCGCGGTCAACTCTGCAGCGGCGCTCAGCCTCACATAGTTGATTTCAGAAAAGTGAATTGCTTCGATACAGGCATCCATATTCTCGATGCTATCGCTCAAACATTTGGAGCCAAAAGTTTCGAGAAGCGCAACCCCAAGCACCTGCAAATGTTCGACTTAATCTGTGGGACAGATCGAATCCGAATCCATTTTGCCTCAGGCAAGGGAGCAAAAGAGCTAATCGAGAGCTACACTCCAGATATTGAAAAATTCAGACGCCAACGCGCTCCCTATCTCATATATTGACCTTTTAGCTCTTGTATTTATCCTCAAATTAACTCAATTCTCCCCCCATGGCTCCTTTCCAAGTGATTATCCAAAAGCAATGCGCGCAAGAGCTCTCAGCCCTTCCTAAATCGCTGCAACTCTCGATCCTTTCTGATTTTTATTCTCTTCCCTGTGATTTAAGCAAGCTAGACCCCGAAAAATTTGGAAAATTACAACGCAACGACCGCACTCTATACCGCTATCGCACAAAAGACTACCGTATCTATTTCGAAAAAACTGATCGTGGCATACTCGTCCATCGCATCCTTCACAAAAACACGCTAAAGGACTTTATTTTTCGGTCTAACTTGGTTCAAACTGAAGAGACCGCCTTACAGAGTAACCCCGAGTTCTGGAAACTTTTCGATCTTTCTTCGGATACAAACTCATCTTCTAAGGTCAGTTCTAAATGAACCTCAGAGCATATCTCATATGCCTTGTGTTAATTTTCCTCTATCACAACTATGGCTTACAAACTAGCGAAGGAGCTTCCCCCAAATCCAAGCACACTTTTCGTGCTCACATCGAGACGGGCTACGCTGCAGGTTTAGCTCCTACACAGGTGCAGGAAGTTTATCTGACCGATCCAGAACAAAAAATTTACGTTCGCGTAATCCCAGAAATCAGCGAGAACGACATCCAAGCAATCGAAGCACGCATCACCAATCAAGGGCTTGGCGCCTTAATCACCCTAAACCGCCGTGGCAGAATTTCACTAGCCACTTGCACAAGTGAGAATCTAGGGCGCATCTTAGTCTTCATGCTAAACGGCCGTGTTATCTACGCTCCAGTGCTCGACGTCCCTATAACCAATGGCCAAATTCTCATCCCAAGAGGCTTTTTGCCCGAAGAGATAGAAGCATTGAAAAAACAATCCAAAAAAAATCGTTGATGCCATCGTAAAAATCAGCACTATCAGTTAACCTCAACATGAGCTCAAGAATTCCTCGCTTTTCCTCCTCTTCTTCAACTTTCCGTTCTAAAAAAGAAACTTCAAAGGATGAGAGCACAACTGAATTAAAAAAAACCTCTCTCTTTGATTTCTACGACGCGCTTGAGGAGACTGCCAAACTCACCGTCAACGTTAATCCTTGTGAAAATTCCCCACACCCTTCTGATGCCACATCAGAGACCAATCATTCATCTCCCACAAACGCACCGCCGACTAATCAGCAAACGTCATCCCCTCCGAACACTACTTCCCCCGATCCTTTACCCATACCGACCTCCCGATCCTATCTACAAAACAGGATTAATAAAGCTCGATACAGCGCTTTCAAATACCAATCCCGCTCAAACATTACCCCGCCTTCCTCTTCATCACCGGCGCCCGCTACCTCTACCAATCCTGCAACAGAGAATCAATCTACAGCCCACAATCCACTTAATTGCCCGTCAACAGCAGAAAAATCAGAATTTCCGTCCCAAAACTCATCCACTCCCCCCTCTCAACCTTCAGAAAACCCACAACCCAACACCCAATACAACTCATCAACAAACACCACCTCTATGAACCCCTCTCTTCACTCCACACCCACTCAATCAAGCAAACTGCGGAACATTGACTTTCGCGAAAACGTCCAGCGTCAAGCCGCTGAGCAAAAATCCATAGGTCGGATTCTTACTGTCATCAGTCTGAGCTTTCTGGTCCTAATCATTGGAGCCTTTGCCCTAGCAACATACGGAGGATATGTTATCTGGAATCGCCTAAACGATCAAAGCGCAACAATTGCCGAAGTCGAAAGCAAATTCACCTCCAGAATTTCTACGCTACAGGCAAGTATAGACCGTTTACAAATTGAACTCAACAAAGCTCAAAAACAAATCGATGAACTCAATCGTCAAAACTTAGAACTAGCACGATCACATCGCGAGCTCCGCGAGCTTACAACCCGCACCAAAGGACAAGTAGACACATTAGCTACACAAATACGCCAAGAAAAAAACTTACGTGACCAACAATATCGCGAGCTAAGTCGCCTCATCACTCGACTCTCCCCCTCCAGCACCCTTTCCCAATCCCCGTCGGCTGCTACTGCCCTACCCACACGAAGATAATTTCCTCCCTCTGTTTTAAGATGACCAGTCTTGTCGAATTCCGTCGACTCATCGAGGAATGGAAAACACGCATACAGCGCGCCAAAAACATCTTGAATCCCACCCCATGGCATGAGGAAGACTGGAGACGCTTTTCCCAAGCCCTTATCCTCTTAGTGATGAAAAATGGAGAGACTTGGCCTAGTGATCATCGCACAAAATATTGGGATCTACGCTGGAAAACCAAAGACGGCGGAGAGCTCGTCTGCCAAGTCGAAGTCTTCGAAGATAACAGCCGCAGCTTGATCGTTGCCCAAGTTGGCGGCTTCGCAGCCTCAGTCGGAAGCTACACTTGGCTATGGGTTGAAATGGATAACGAAGGGCACTTCCGTCGAGATCCCTACTTTGTAGATGGAAGTTGGAAAGAAGCCCTAATGACACTACTTATCCCCCTCAAATATCAGGCGAGTTTCTATCTCGAAAACATGATCCCCCGCAATAGCGCACTCCTGCAGCAACACTCCAATTCATACGATATCAACTCAGACCCCACTCCCCTTACTGCGTCACCACAACCCAATTGCACGACTCCACAAAAGACAAAACAACAAGCTATTGAAGTCGTCTAAAACACTTCCAACCTCATTATGAATCTCATATACGGATCACTCCCACGTCTTTTTCAAATTTTCAGCCCAGTCAACTCTATAATCACTGCGTTTATCATTCTAACAGAAAACCCTCCCATCCACGCAGCCTCCTCCTCCCAAAAACCATCGCCCACATGGCAACAACAACTCACGCGCGATATCCAACTTTCAATCTACCCTGATCAAACCTCTCTCCACGTCCAACTCCAGGGCGATCTACTCGACACCTCCCGTCCCCTTTCCATTCAAATCGCCATCGGCCACAAACAAGAAGGATCCGCAATCATAACTTATGCAAAAGATATCGAAGGTTCTACAACTTTTCTCTCATTCCGCGCCATCCGGCATTACAACGTTGTCGGCACTCCCCTCACCTTTCACCGCTACGTTAGAAGCTGGGAAAAGACACTATGGAGCGAACGTCAGCAGGCAGATGACATCTTTACCGCAAAATGGAATAACAACACCCTTCACATCCAAATCCCTCGCACCGACATCCCCGATCCACAAGCCATCCCCTTCGCACTTTGGATCAAAGACATGAGCGAAAACAATGGCTGGGGACGCCTCATCGCCTCCAGCGTTCCCCACACCCTTCCCACCAGTGGAGACGCCTATTTACCCCAACATCATCTCCTCAACCTATCAGCAAATTCCACCGATACCTTCGCCACCCTTCATCGCCGACACAATGCAAAAGAAGACCGCTTGCGCATCTACCAACTCCTCGTCCGCACCTTCAGCAACATCAACGAAACCCGCAAACCCAATGGCACCCTCAAAGAAAATGGCGTAGGAAAATTTAATGAAATAAACGACGCAGCCATCCAATCCCTGAAGCAAATGGGCTTCAACACCATCTGGCTCACCGGCGTCATCCAACAAGCCACCGCCACAGACTACTCCGAAATTGGGCAACCCGCAGACGATGTCGATCTCCTCAAAGGACTAGCAGGCAGCCCCTACGCAATCCGAGA
This region includes:
- a CDS encoding septum formation initiator family protein, whose protein sequence is MLIISIVIIILLFIPQIKQMNEFQAKRDRIAELIRQERQKQLDLQNEIYLIQHSPHYFERLVRDRLNLAKPGEVIFRFDPYPTPQTSRTP
- a CDS encoding DUF1343 domain-containing protein, with the translated sequence MRSFLLFTLILTENFSSAHSNSNRVVLGIDVLASNQFRGLEGKKVGLITNQSGVNELGISTVDILRQAPQVNLVALFAPEHGIYGAEPAGEYVPTLKDEYTGLTVYSLYGPTRKPTPEMLRGIDVLVFDIQDIGSRSYTYISTLGLAMEAAGEAGIEFYVLDRPNPLGGNRIEGPLLDPQFRSFVGQWEIPYVHGLTIGELAKMIIGEKWIEASPSLTVVPMHNWKREMIWHDTGLVWVPTSPHIPSPESAFFYAMTGLVGEHGRISHGIGYTLPFQILGLPRLDAYRFARNLNDRQLPGVRFRPAFFRPFYGALRGQLCSGAQPHIVDFRKVNCFDTGIHILDAIAQTFGAKSFEKRNPKHLQMFDLICGTDRIRIHFASGKGAKELIESYTPDIEKFRRQRAPYLIY
- a CDS encoding addiction module toxin RelE — protein: MAPFQVIIQKQCAQELSALPKSLQLSILSDFYSLPCDLSKLDPEKFGKLQRNDRTLYRYRTKDYRIYFEKTDRGILVHRILHKNTLKDFIFRSNLVQTEETALQSNPEFWKLFDLSSDTNSSSKVSSK